A region of the Candidatus Nanosynbacter lyticus genome:
CGGTATTGTCTAGTGGCTATGTAAAAACGTTACGCGCTCAGTTTATTCAATTACGTCGTTGGAGTTATGGCGCTTCAGATGTGGCGTATGTCGGTAATAATGTATTCAATAAGGATAGGAAGGTAAGGTTTTTGCCGAGCTTGGCGAGGTTTATAAGATTATTAGATGGACATGTTACACAGGCCTGCATTGCGCTAATCGTTGCGTTTGGTGGATGGGCGCCGCTTGTATTAAACGGCGAGGCTGCTCGTAGTGTTGCTGCTCATCAATTGCCCGATACAGTAAGTCTGATACAGCAGGTGGCAATGGTTGGTATACTGGTGTTAATTTTTGTATCATTTAAGCTTCTGCCTCCACGCCCAGAAAGATATAAGAAGCGTAGGAATATACTTATGGTTATGCAGTGGGCTTTGATGCCGGTAATCGCTATTGTATACAGTTCAATGGCTTCGTACAATGCTCAGACGCATCTTTTATTTGGTAAGTATCTTGATAAATTTGATGTAACGGAAAAAACTACTGTTGAGATGAATGACCAGGGTCGTTCTCGGGGTAATAAAAAGAGGGGCGACCGCGTCTCTTCCGCTGACTAGTGATTAGATTGTGCTGGGCAGCGTACTGTAGGGCTGCTATTTGATCAAAATTCTGTAGAGTAGAGTGGGTAATCTTTGCTATATCTTGTGTTGATATTGTATGTTTGTTTTGTAGAAATAGTAGCTTATCTTGTACGGTATTTGCTAAATCGTAGCTGTAAAAATCAGCTGCTTTTTTATCATGATTAAAACTTCGTGCAATACTGATGATTAGCTTGCCTATAGAGAAGTTATTAATATTGTTTTCTTTCGATAGGACTGGAAGGTGAATTACCGGCTTCTCGTAGGTTGTAAAAGAGTGCCCGCATCGTGTGCACACATGTCTTCTCCATGTTGTCGGATATTTTTTATTTTGACGAGAGTTAACTATGCGGGTTTTGTCGTGAAAACATTTTAAACATATCATATCAATATATTGTCATATAACTATAAAAAAATCTAGTGGAAAAGTACTGTGTAAAATAAAAAGCCCCATCTACAGGGGCTTTCAGCGCTACTGTGTATTAAGTAGAGGTCTAACGATTGTGCGGATCAGCAGACAGCGCAGATCTCTCCTCGTTAATCTTCCTGTTGTATTCATAATGAAGTTGCGCTTTGCTCAACAGGGAGCATGATTGTTTGATTTTTGTGTCTAATTGCGGTGAGCTATGTTTACTCATACTATGGATATTAACATATTTGCTCTATAATGTCAATGCTTACATCGATAAAATTAAAATACCCTTTATTAATAAAGGGTATGTTTTTGTCGTATCTGGTGGGCAATAGAGGATTCGAACCTCTCACCTCTTCAACGTCAATGAAGCGCTCTAGCCAAATGAGCTAATCGCCCAGATGTAATAATACTATCACAACAGATATCTGTTCGCAAGGAGCGTGCTATAATATTGATATGAGTGAAGATGAATTAAAATCTATGAGACACAGTTTGGCGCATATTATGGCTCAGGCCGTTCAGCGTTTATGGCCTCAGGCAAAATTTGGTGTAGGCCCAGCTATTGATAATGGTTTCTATTATGATATATATCTTGATGGTGCGACAATTTCTGAAGATAGTCTGCCAAAGATAGAAAAAGAGATGCGAAAAATAGTATCTGCTAATTACCCGTTTGAGAGACGTGATGTGGCAATAGATGAGGCTATTGATTGGGCTAAGGAAAATCAGCAGAACTTTAAGATTGAGCTATTAAACGACCTTAAGCGGTCTGGTACTACCGTTGCTAGTGAATTATCTGTCAAGTATATAGGCTCTGTAAATGAAGCTCCTAGTAAGGTAAAGACCGTATCTTTGTATTCGCAAGGTGACTATGTTGATTTGTGCAGGGGTGGACATGTTGATAGTACGGGTAAGGTCGGTGCGTTTAAGCTGACTAAGGTTGCTGGCGCATATTGGCGTGGTAATGAAAATAACCTGCAAATGCAGCGTATATACGGCGTGGCATTTGCCACCCAGGAAGAGCTAGATAAATATTTGGAAAAGATAGAGATCGCAAAGCAGCGCGATCATCGAAAGCTAGGCAGGGACCTTGATTTATACACGACCTCGCCACTAGTGGGTGTTGGTTTGCCACTATTTACACCTAGAGGAACTATTTTGCGTGAGGTGGTGTCTCAATATTCGAATCAGTTGCGGCAGAAATTCGGTTTTGAGAAGGTGTGGACGCCCCATATCACAAAAAAAGATTTGTATGAAAAGTCGGGTCACTGGGCAAAGTTTGGTGAAGAGTTGTTTCTTGTAAAGAGTCAGGAGACTAGTGATGAAATGGCCCTCAAGCCTATGAATTGCCCGCACCATACACAGATTTTTGCCTCACGTCCACGAAGTTATCGAGATATGCCAGTAAGATACCTGGAGACGACAACTGATTATCGTGATGAAAAGACTGGAGAGCTAGGTGGATTAAATCGTGTTCGTTCATTGACACAAGACGACAGTCACGTATTCTGTCGGCCAGACCAGATTGAGGAGGAGATTAATAACTTGTTGTCGGCGGCTCGTGAGCTGTATGAGTCAATCGACATGAAGCTAAGAGTTCGTCTGAGCTATCGTGACGATTCTGATTCATACTTAGGTAATATTGACCTATGGAACTCTGCGCAAGGTCAATTAAAGTCAGCTGTTGAGAGAGTGGGTCTAGACTACTTTGAGCAGGATGGTGAAGCAGCCTTTTATGGTCCAAAAATTGACTTTATGGCGACTGATGCAATTGGTCGTGAACATCAGGTGGCAACTGTGCAGTTAGATTTCGTACAACCTCAGAGGTTCGGGTTGGAGTATGTAGACATTAATGGAAATTCTACAACACCTGTTATGATCCACTGTGCTTTACTAGGTTCGATTGAGCGATTTTTGAGCGTGTTTATTGAGCATACAGGTGGTTGGTTTCCATTCTGGGCGGCTCCAGAGCAGGTGCGTATTTTGACCATTAATGATTCTGTATTAGGCTATGTTGATAAAATAACAACTATTTTGTCGGAAACTACCCTAACTAAGCCCGTTAAGTATAATGATGTAAGATTTACATCAGATATAAGAAACGAATCTTTGGGTAAAAAGATTAGAGAGGCGACATCTATGAAGATACCAGTTCAGCTTATAGTAGGGCCAAAGGATGTAGAGGCGAGCGAGGTTAGTATTCGAACTCAGGCTCGCGAGGAAAAAATTCCTCTAGAGAACCTCTCTGGATATTTAAAATCTTTATAAGGAGAGTTTTTGGAAAATATAAAAGTTGATAATCTCCGGGATAGAGTATATGTACTGATGGCTCTATTGCCGTCCGATAATGTGACTACTTATGGAGATATAGCAGCTATGGCTGGACATCCTTATGCAGCCAGACAGGTTGGAGAGATTGCTCATGGCGGACCGAGTAACTTGCCGTGGCATAGGCTTGTTAATTCAAGAGGCGGTTTGGCTGTTGGTTTTCCTGGAGGGCAGTGCACACAAAGGTTGATGCTGGAGCAGGACGGTATTCTGTGTGATGATCGTTATAGGGTGGTTAATTTTAAGGAGCGAAGATGGCATCAGAATTTATAGGTAGTAGGTCTAAGTTGCCGTTAATTGTAATCGTTGGTCCAACTGGTAGCGGGAAAACATCTCTAGCGGTAAGTTTAGCCAGGAAGTATGGTGGTGAAATAATCTGTGCCGACAGCAGAACTGTCTATAGAGGTATGGACATCGGTACTGCAAAGCCTTCGCTTCGCGAACAACGGACTGTGCCTCACTGGGGTATTGATTTGGTGGATCCAGGAGCTTCTTTCAGCGCTGCACAGTTTAAAGATTATACTAATCGTAAAATTGAAGAAATTAGGAGCAGAGGCAATATACCTTTTCTTGTGGGTGGTACCGGTTTGTATGTTGATGCAGTTGTTTTTGACTTTGAATTTGGTAATGATTACGACAAAGACAGGCGTAATAAGCTGCAGAAAATGACTGTAGCGCAACTCCAGGATTATTGCATTAAACAGGACATCTCTTTGCCAGAAAATAATAAGAATAAAAGATATCTGATTAGGTCAATTGAATTGGCCGGACAGAAGGTGTCTAGACAGTCTGCTCCGTTAGGAAACGCTATTATTGTTGGAATTACAACAAAAAAAGATCTACTAACGCAACGGATTACAGATAGAGCAAAAAAAATGTTCAATGATGGTGTTGTCAAAGAAACAATAATATTGGGATGTCAGTATGGCTGGACTAACGAAGCAATGACTGGTAACGTTTATCCGATTATTAAAAAGGTAGTAGATGGAAGTATGGATCAGTCGCAAGCGGTTCAAGAGTTTATAAAAAGGGACATAGGTCTTGTGAGGCGTCAGCTAACATGGTTTAGGCGCAATCCGTTTATTGAGTGGGGAGATATAGATTCATGCGAACACTATTTGTCACGATTATTAGATGACAAGTAAAAAATATGTTACAATTATAGTGCAATGATTGATTCATTATTTGGTTCAAAAACAAGAGTAAAACTACTGTATTTATTTCTTAATAATCTGGAAAAATCGTTCTACGTAAGAGAAATTACTAGAATGATTGATGAGCAAATAAATTCTGTTCGTCGTGAATTGGCGAATATGGTTTCTGTGGGCATTGTGAAGCAGGATGCTATAGATAATAAGTTATATTACAGTGTGAATGAGGATTATCCTTATGTGAAGCCTCTTATGGTGATTTTCTCTGATAAAAATAATGATGATAAAAAGCCGGCAAGTGCTTCATGGGAAGATTCAATAAAGAGAATACGAGGCTTAAAAATAGCTATAACTGCTGGAAAGCTGGATATTGGCTCTATAGCCTCTGTTGATTTGCTCCTGGTTGGCGATAACATGTCTGCGTTAGCAATAAAGAACTTGATAAAAAGAATTGAGAAGGCTAAGAAGAGTGAAATAAATTATGCCATAATGACGTATGATGACTTTTATTATAGGATGAGTGTCAAGGATAGGTTTATAATGGATATGATTAGGAACAAACATTCAGTATTGTTAGATACAGAAGGTATAATGAGAAAGGAGTAGGGATGTTTGAGATAGAATATAAGGGCGCCAACGCTGTTGTCATCAATACAAGAAAGCTTCGTGTTGTCTTTGATCCAAATTTAGAGATTGCTGGCGGTAAAAATGTGGCCGTTAATAACGATATAGAGGTGGTCACTGAAGATAGGCTCTCCAATGTGGAATCATCGCCAAAGTTGCTTTTTAATGGACCCGGTGAATATGAGGTTGGGGATATATCTATATTAGGTATCCTTGCGCGTAGGCATATTGATGCTGGTAGTGATGTAAGAAAAACTACAATTTACAGAATTACAGTCGGCGAAGTTAAGGGTGTGGTTGTCGGTAATGTGGAGGATGGACTTTCTGACGATCAGCTAGAGAATATTGGCGTTGTAGATTTTGCAATATTACCCGTAGGAGGTGGTGGCTATACACTGGATGCCGTAGGTGCAACTAAGGTGGTTCGCCAGCTTGACGCTAAGGTGGTTATTCCAGTACATTATAGGGATTCAAATTTAAATTATGAGGTTCCGCAAGCTGACTTGGATGAGTTCCTGAAGACCTTGGGGGCTCCGGTAATTGAGGCTGAGCAGAAGTGGAAATTAAAGAAGTCTGCCGATTTGCCTGGCAGCTTAACTATTGTAAAAATATCTAGAAGCTAGTCTTTACAATAAATTAAAATCACCCCAGTATTTAGCTGGGGTAATTTTAATTTTAGAAGTTCGTAAATAGATATTTACTTGCCATGCGTACTTAAGATGCCTTTTTTCTTCAAAGTACGAATCGCTTGTGTGCTTAAGGTCATGGTGATTTTCTGACCATCAACAACAAAAGTTTTCTTTTGAAGATTTGGCTTGAAGACACGCTTGGTGCGGCGCAAGGAGAAGCTGACATTATTGCCATACTGCTTGCCTTTGCCTGTTAAATCACATCGTGATGCCATTTCCACTCTCTTTACTTTATTATTGATAACAATCTTTATTATTGTAGCGACATTTGTGCAATTAGTCAAGACGGCCGGTTGGTGATATAATAACACCTATGGTTTTGGAGATAATAATAGTTATAGTCGTTATACTGCTATCTATGACCATCCATGAGGCTATGCATGCATTTATGGGTTATGCTTTGGGTGATGATACAGCCAGACAGGAGGGCAGGTTAACATTAAATCCAATAAGACACATTGACCCTTTTATGACCTTATTGCTGCCGCTAATGATGGTGCTGTTGCACGGGCCAATTTTTGGTGGTGCTAAGCCGGTTCCATTTAATCCAAATAGAGTACGCTTTGGTGAGTGGGGGGCTGCGCTGGTGGCTCTTTCTGGTCCAATTACTAATCTACTAATTGCTTTTATTGTATTTGGTTTGGGGGTGATTTGTGGCATTATTACTTCCGGGGGAGTGATACAGCCAACTATATATGGGATGGTTATCTCCACTGCTGTATCTGTAAATTTAGGATTTTTTATTTTTAATATGCTACCAATCCCACCGCTAGATGGATCGAGAATTTTGTATGCTGTAGCGCCAGAGGGGATTAGGGTTATTATGCAAAAAATTGAGCAGCAGGGTGCTCTTTTGGTGCTAGTTCTTGTTTTACTGTTTTCTGGCGCGGTGGGTCAGGTAATGTTTGGCTGTACTCGAGCTATATTGCATATATTTATGATGATTTTTGGTGTATAATATTAGTAGACCCTAGGTTTTTCCGTGGGCGCGTATGATTTTCCTAACATCATATGATAGGGAGCTCTAATGATTTATTACTGTGGTAATACTTTGCGGGCACCCACCTTGCATCTACGCGGGGAATATCGAGCGCTCACGGAAAAGCTTGGGGTTTTTAATGGTATAATGGATAGGTAGCCTGTTGGGTAGTCGCTTGAGTTAATCTTAAGAGGAAAGTCCGGGCAGTGAAGGACGACGGCAGTCGCTAACGGCGACCGGGGGAGACCCTAGGGAAAGTGCCACAGAAACGAAACTACCTCTATTTATATAGAGGAAAAGGTGAAACGAGTGAGGTAAAAGCTCACAGTCGTCTACGGTGACGTAGATGGGAGGTAAACCCTGCCGACTGCAAGGAGGTCTGCATGCAAAGAGGAGTCCACTCGTAGGCCGATAACCGCTTGATTTGTTTGGCAACAAGCAAACTAGATAGATGATTACCCTAGACAGAACCCGGCTTATAGACAGGCTATAAGAAAACACCCTGATATGACACAGGGTGTTTTCCATTATGACTAGGAGGTTATATTATAGGCTAGCTTTTACTATCTCGGCAAAAGCTTTTGGCTCGCTAACTGCTAATTCAGCCAGAATCTTTCTATCAATCTCAATATTTTTGGATTTCATAGAAGCTATTAGCTTACCATAAGTTGTGCCTTCCTGGCGAGCGGCTGCGTTAATGCGGGTAATCCATAGTCCACGCAAATCGCGTTTTTTATTGCGGCGATCACGATAAGCGTATTGTAGGGCACGAATAACCCCTTGTTTTGCTAAACGAAAACTGCGCGTGCGGTTATGCTGCATCCCTGCGGCTGCTTTTAAAATCTTCTTATGTTTGGCGCGTGCGGTAACTCCTCGTTTTACTCGCATAATTATACTCCCATTGCTCGACGAGCATTCTTAGCCATCGAACCAGTTACGGTTGCTGTTGTATTTATTGCACGCTTACGGCTTTTTGACTTCTTAGCCAAAAAGTGACCGCCAAATGCGCGCTGGCGTGTCAATTTGCCGGTACTGGTCAGCTTAATTCTCTTCGCAGTGCCTTTATGGGTCTTTAGCTTTGGCATTACTTACTCCTTATTACTACGCTCAGATTGCGACCAGCCATCTGAGGCTTTTGCTCTAATATTGCATCGTCACTAAGTTGATCCATTACTTTGTCAATCAATTCGTAGCCAATTTCTTTGTGGGCCATTTCGCGACCCTTGTAAACTACTTGTATACGAACTTTGTGTCCGTTTTCCAAGAATTTACGGATTTTTTTCAGCTTTACCTCAAGATCTCCAGCTCCTATCTTTAGACCAAAGCGCATTTGCTTTAAGTCCCCAGACTTTGCTTGCCGTCGGTTTTTTTGCTGATCTTTCATCTTCTGGTACTGATATTTGCCCCAGTCAATGATTTTTGCAACTGGCGGTTTGGCTCCTGGCGATATTTCAACTAAATCAAGATTCATGTCCTCGGCCTTTTTCAAGGCTTCTTGAAGCGACATGATTCCCAGCTGTTCACCGTCAGGACCAATTATCCGCAGTTCCTTTGCACGGATTGCTCCGTTGATACGGATTGACTTATTAATCTCTGGCTCTCCTTTTGAAGCAATTTTAGATTAACTCAGTTGCTATTGTAACAGAGATGTTTATTATTTTCAAGGATGTAATTAGTTAATGTTAATTTGTCTATACTGCAGACTTTCGGCGATATGTGAAACTTCTATCGAGGTTGAATTTTCTAGGTCGGCTATTGTGCGGGCAACTTTAATTACTTTAAAATAGCTGCGCGTGCTTAAGTCTAGTCGCCTAGCTGCGTTAATCAAGAAGGCTTTCGTAGAGGCTGAAATAGATGTAATTTTGTCAACATCGCTACTTGAAAGGTCGTTGTTGTATTTATAGCTACATCCATACCTAGTTTTCTGAATGGCACGAGCTTGAGAAATTTCAGATAAAAATAATGAATGTTGTGATTTTATCAACGAACTATTACTGAGTAGCTTTTCGTGGGGAACTCTTGAAACTGATACGGTTAAGTCTATGCGATCAAGTAGCGGTCCTGATAACTTTTTTTGATAGTTAAGGATTTGATTTTGTGAGCAGATGCAGGTTTTGTCTGAGTCACCAAGAAACCCACATGGGCAGGGATTCATAGTGGCAATCAATAAAAAATTGGCAGGAAAGTTGAACTTACCGTTAGCACGACTCACTGTGATCTCGTGGTCTTCTAGGGGTTGGCGTAGCGACTCTAAGATATTTCTGGGATATTCTAATAGCTCATCTAGGAATAGAACACCTCGATGCGCCAGACTGATTTCTCCAGGTTGTATCCTTGATCCGCCGCCGATGATGGAAGCTCTACTAGCGGTGTGGTGAGGTGATCTGAATGGGCGCTCTCTAATGGTACTACTGATAGTGTTAGTATTGCCCAGGTTGTGTAGTTTGGTAACTTCAACGATTTCAGTTTTTGATAGTGGGGGTAATAGGTTTTTTAGAGATTTTGCTAGCATAGTTTTTCCTGATCCCGGAGGGCCAGATAGCAAAATGTTATGTCTTCCAGCTACGGCAATCTGAATGGCTCTTTTAGCCTGTTCCTGTCCATAGATGTCGTCAATTGTCGTCTTGTCTTCTGGCGTGTTAGTTTCTATTTTATTTTTAGTTCTATTTATTGATTTAATGAACTTCTCCTTTTTTAAGTGTAGGAAGAGAGATTTGAGATTGTCTACTGGGAATATTTTAACACCGGGAACTAGAGATGCTTGTTCTGCATTCTGGGCTGGCACGAATACTGATTTAATTTTGTGGTTTTTAGCAACCTCAGCTGTGACAATTGCTGATCGTATTGGTCGTAGGCTGCCATCTAAGGCTAGTTCACCTGCAAAAATTGCACCTTCTATGTCGTTTTGAGTTAGCATACCTCCTATGCACAAGATGGCTAGTGCTATTGGCAGATCAAACTGTGATCCGTCTTTTGGCAGTTCCGCTGGAGCTAAATTAACAATTAATTTGCCCTTTGGAAAAT
Encoded here:
- the thrS gene encoding threonine--tRNA ligase, with the protein product MSEDELKSMRHSLAHIMAQAVQRLWPQAKFGVGPAIDNGFYYDIYLDGATISEDSLPKIEKEMRKIVSANYPFERRDVAIDEAIDWAKENQQNFKIELLNDLKRSGTTVASELSVKYIGSVNEAPSKVKTVSLYSQGDYVDLCRGGHVDSTGKVGAFKLTKVAGAYWRGNENNLQMQRIYGVAFATQEELDKYLEKIEIAKQRDHRKLGRDLDLYTTSPLVGVGLPLFTPRGTILREVVSQYSNQLRQKFGFEKVWTPHITKKDLYEKSGHWAKFGEELFLVKSQETSDEMALKPMNCPHHTQIFASRPRSYRDMPVRYLETTTDYRDEKTGELGGLNRVRSLTQDDSHVFCRPDQIEEEINNLLSAARELYESIDMKLRVRLSYRDDSDSYLGNIDLWNSAQGQLKSAVERVGLDYFEQDGEAAFYGPKIDFMATDAIGREHQVATVQLDFVQPQRFGLEYVDINGNSTTPVMIHCALLGSIERFLSVFIEHTGGWFPFWAAPEQVRILTINDSVLGYVDKITTILSETTLTKPVKYNDVRFTSDIRNESLGKKIREATSMKIPVQLIVGPKDVEASEVSIRTQAREEKIPLENLSGYLKSL
- a CDS encoding MGMT family protein; amino-acid sequence: MENIKVDNLRDRVYVLMALLPSDNVTTYGDIAAMAGHPYAARQVGEIAHGGPSNLPWHRLVNSRGGLAVGFPGGQCTQRLMLEQDGILCDDRYRVVNFKERRWHQNL
- the miaA gene encoding tRNA (adenosine(37)-N6)-dimethylallyltransferase MiaA, with translation MASEFIGSRSKLPLIVIVGPTGSGKTSLAVSLARKYGGEIICADSRTVYRGMDIGTAKPSLREQRTVPHWGIDLVDPGASFSAAQFKDYTNRKIEEIRSRGNIPFLVGGTGLYVDAVVFDFEFGNDYDKDRRNKLQKMTVAQLQDYCIKQDISLPENNKNKRYLIRSIELAGQKVSRQSAPLGNAIIVGITTKKDLLTQRITDRAKKMFNDGVVKETIILGCQYGWTNEAMTGNVYPIIKKVVDGSMDQSQAVQEFIKRDIGLVRRQLTWFRRNPFIEWGDIDSCEHYLSRLLDDK
- a CDS encoding MBL fold metallo-hydrolase — its product is MFEIEYKGANAVVINTRKLRVVFDPNLEIAGGKNVAVNNDIEVVTEDRLSNVESSPKLLFNGPGEYEVGDISILGILARRHIDAGSDVRKTTIYRITVGEVKGVVVGNVEDGLSDDQLENIGVVDFAILPVGGGGYTLDAVGATKVVRQLDAKVVIPVHYRDSNLNYEVPQADLDEFLKTLGAPVIEAEQKWKLKKSADLPGSLTIVKISRS
- the rpmB gene encoding 50S ribosomal protein L28, with the protein product MASRCDLTGKGKQYGNNVSFSLRRTKRVFKPNLQKKTFVVDGQKITMTLSTQAIRTLKKKGILSTHGK
- a CDS encoding site-2 protease family protein is translated as MTIHEAMHAFMGYALGDDTARQEGRLTLNPIRHIDPFMTLLLPLMMVLLHGPIFGGAKPVPFNPNRVRFGEWGAALVALSGPITNLLIAFIVFGLGVICGIITSGGVIQPTIYGMVISTAVSVNLGFFIFNMLPIPPLDGSRILYAVAPEGIRVIMQKIEQQGALLVLVLVLLFSGAVGQVMFGCTRAILHIFMMIFGV
- the rplT gene encoding 50S ribosomal protein L20 translates to MRVKRGVTARAKHKKILKAAAGMQHNRTRSFRLAKQGVIRALQYAYRDRRNKKRDLRGLWITRINAAARQEGTTYGKLIASMKSKNIEIDRKILAELAVSEPKAFAEIVKASL
- the rpmI gene encoding 50S ribosomal protein L35, translating into MPKLKTHKGTAKRIKLTSTGKLTRQRAFGGHFLAKKSKSRKRAINTTATVTGSMAKNARRAMGV
- the infC gene encoding translation initiation factor IF-3; the protein is MASKGEPEINKSIRINGAIRAKELRIIGPDGEQLGIMSLQEALKKAEDMNLDLVEISPGAKPPVAKIIDWGKYQYQKMKDQQKNRRQAKSGDLKQMRFGLKIGAGDLEVKLKKIRKFLENGHKVRIQVVYKGREMAHKEIGYELIDKVMDQLSDDAILEQKPQMAGRNLSVVIRSK
- a CDS encoding YifB family Mg chelatase-like AAA ATPase is translated as MVSRVVSATPYGFTGKIIEVEGDMSKGLPSLQIVGMGNKAIDESRDRVRSAIKNSSLDFPKGKLIVNLAPAELPKDGSQFDLPIALAILCIGGMLTQNDIEGAIFAGELALDGSLRPIRSAIVTAEVAKNHKIKSVFVPAQNAEQASLVPGVKIFPVDNLKSLFLHLKKEKFIKSINRTKNKIETNTPEDKTTIDDIYGQEQAKRAIQIAVAGRHNILLSGPPGSGKTMLAKSLKNLLPPLSKTEIVEVTKLHNLGNTNTISSTIRERPFRSPHHTASRASIIGGGSRIQPGEISLAHRGVLFLDELLEYPRNILESLRQPLEDHEITVSRANGKFNFPANFLLIATMNPCPCGFLGDSDKTCICSQNQILNYQKKLSGPLLDRIDLTVSVSRVPHEKLLSNSSLIKSQHSLFLSEISQARAIQKTRYGCSYKYNNDLSSSDVDKITSISASTKAFLINAARRLDLSTRSYFKVIKVARTIADLENSTSIEVSHIAESLQYRQININ